TGTCTTCGAGGGCAATTCGGCCGACCATTTGCACGGGCGGGTCGTAGCGCAGAGTCTCCTCGATGACCGCGGAGACGCGGTTGGCGTCTTCACGCAATGCCGCCCATTGCGGTGGTTCTCGCAGCAGCGCCAGAATCGCGTTGCCGATCAGATTGACCGTCGTCTCGTGACCGGCGACCAGTAACAGCAGGCAGGTCGAGACGATCTCGTCCTCGGTCAGCTGATCACCGGACTCCTCCACCGCGACCAGACCGGACATCAAATCGTCGCCGGGTCGCGTACGTCGTCGAGCGATCAAGCCGTGCAGATACTCCCGCAACCACGCCCCGGCATCAAGGCGCTCCTGTAGACCGTCAGAGGCCGAACCGGTGAACGTGACGAACGGGTCCAGTGATTGTGCGAGTAAGCCTGACGCGTGGCTGAACTGCGACTCGTCGTCGAGGGGCACCCCGAGCAGCCGACAGATGACCGCCACCGGTAGCGGATAGGCGAAATCTTCGACGACGTCAAAGCGGCCCTTCGCGGCGATCCCGTCGAGCAATTCGCCGACCAGGACGCTGATGTCGGGCCGCAGCGCGTTGACCACTTTCGGCGCGAACGCCTTGCTGACCAGCTTGCGCAGCCGCGTGTGATCGGGTGGATCCAGGAACAGAAAGCCCGGCGGGACTTGTGCGGGCGGCGGCGCGCCGGCGGCGGTGAGTTCCCGGATCTGGGCTTCAACCTGCTCTTGAGCGCGCGTCGACTTCATCCGGTCGCTACTCGACGATGGATGCCGCAGGGTGTCGTCGCAATCCCGGTATGTCGAGAAGACGGCGAGGTGCGCGTCGGGCAACAAAATCGGTCCGCGTTCCCGAATCTGTGCGCCCAGGGGATAGGGATCGGCCCGATTCGCCGGGTCGAGGAATCCAAACAGCAACTTTTGCGATTCGGCGTGGTCGGCCGGTCCGGGGGGCGGCTGAATCGGCGCAGTCGTCATGCAGACATTGTGCCTGCGGCACTAAAGTCGTGGTTCGAAGTGGGTGACCGCGCAGGCGTCAGCAACTAGCATTTGCGGTCGTGGTCTTCGCGGTCCGCAGGCGCGGGCGGCGTCCTAACTCCCTTCGGTGAGGCCCGTCAGCTCCGGGTGCGCCATCAGCAAGTCGAGATAGGGCCGTTGTCCCTTCAGTAATTTGGTGCGCGCCCGGGTCACCGGGAACCATCCGACTC
The DNA window shown above is from Mycobacterium sp. Aquia_216 and carries:
- a CDS encoding cytochrome P450; translation: MTTAPIQPPPGPADHAESQKLLFGFLDPANRADPYPLGAQIRERGPILLPDAHLAVFSTYRDCDDTLRHPSSSSDRMKSTRAQEQVEAQIRELTAAGAPPPAQVPPGFLFLDPPDHTRLRKLVSKAFAPKVVNALRPDISVLVGELLDGIAAKGRFDVVEDFAYPLPVAVICRLLGVPLDDESQFSHASGLLAQSLDPFVTFTGSASDGLQERLDAGAWLREYLHGLIARRRTRPGDDLMSGLVAVEESGDQLTEDEIVSTCLLLLVAGHETTVNLIGNAILALLREPPQWAALREDANRVSAVIEETLRYDPPVQMVGRIALEDMTIGDAKVPEGDVMMLLLAAAHRDPAEFDRPDTFDPDRGPLRHLGFGRGLHYCLGAPLARMEASIALSELAARFPDARLDSEPQYKANITLRGLSELTVAV